A stretch of Lepidochelys kempii isolate rLepKem1 chromosome 14, rLepKem1.hap2, whole genome shotgun sequence DNA encodes these proteins:
- the WBP2 gene encoding WW domain-binding protein 2 isoform X1, with the protein MALNRNHSEGGGVIVNNSESILMTYDHIEIAFSDMEHMPDAFKGTKKGSVFLTPFRVIFVSKGKDPMQSFMMPFYLIKDCEIKQPVFGANYIKGTVKAETGGGWEGSLTFKMTFSAGGAIEFGQRMLQVASQASRGEAPNGAYGYSYMPNGAYAFAPPAANGVYGPPPPGYPYPPPPPEFYPGPPMMDGAMGYMQPPPPPYPGPMEPPVSGPDLPSTPAAEAKAAEAAASAYYSPVNPHNVYMPTDQPPPPPYFPPEDKKTQ; encoded by the exons ATGGCGCTGAACAGGAACCACTCGGAGGGGGGCGGCGTGATCGTCAATAACAGCGAGAG TATTTTGATGACCTATGACCACATAGAAATTGCATTCAGTGATATGGAACACATGCCAGATGCCTTCAAAGGGACCAAGAAAGGAAGTGTCTTCTTGACTCCATTTAGA GTTATCTTTGTGTCCAAGGGAAAGGATCCTATGCAGTCTTTCATGATGCCCTTTTATTTGATAAAAGATTGTGAGATTAAACAGCCTGTCTTTGGAGCAAATTATATCAAGGGGACAGTGAAAGCAGAGACAGGAG GTGGCTGGGAAGGATCCTTAacgttcaaaatgactttttcagCTGGGGGTGCTATTGAGTTTGGACAGCGTATGCTGCAAGTGGCATCTCAAG CCTCTAGAGGAGAAGCTCCCAATGGAGCGTATGGTTATTCCTACATGCCGAATGGAGCTTACGCCTTTGCGCCACCTGCAGCCAATGGGGTGTACGGTCCCCCTCCGCCAGGGTACCCCtacccaccaccacctcctg AGTTTTACCCTGGTCCCCCCATGATGGATGGAGCCATGGGTTACATGCAGCCTCCACCACCTCCTTATCCTGGGCCCATGGAGCCTCCAGTCAGTGGCCCAGACCTTCCTTCCACTCCTGCAG CTGAAGCGAAGGCTGCAGAAGCTGCTGCCAGTGCTTATTACAGTCCAGTCAACCCTCATAATGTCTACATGCCCACA
- the WBP2 gene encoding WW domain-binding protein 2 isoform X2 yields the protein MALNRNHSEGGGVIVNNSESILMTYDHIEIAFSDMEHMPDAFKGTKKGSVFLTPFRVIFVSKGKDPMQSFMMPFYLIKDCEIKQPVFGANYIKGTVKAETGGGWEGSLTFKMTFSAGGAIEFGQRMLQVASQASRGEAPNGAYGYSYMPNGAYAFAPPAANGVYGPPPPGYPYPPPPPEFYPGPPMMDGAMGYMQPPPPPYPGPMEPPVSGPDLPSTPAGSASPSSLLPTRGQEDPIS from the exons ATGGCGCTGAACAGGAACCACTCGGAGGGGGGCGGCGTGATCGTCAATAACAGCGAGAG TATTTTGATGACCTATGACCACATAGAAATTGCATTCAGTGATATGGAACACATGCCAGATGCCTTCAAAGGGACCAAGAAAGGAAGTGTCTTCTTGACTCCATTTAGA GTTATCTTTGTGTCCAAGGGAAAGGATCCTATGCAGTCTTTCATGATGCCCTTTTATTTGATAAAAGATTGTGAGATTAAACAGCCTGTCTTTGGAGCAAATTATATCAAGGGGACAGTGAAAGCAGAGACAGGAG GTGGCTGGGAAGGATCCTTAacgttcaaaatgactttttcagCTGGGGGTGCTATTGAGTTTGGACAGCGTATGCTGCAAGTGGCATCTCAAG CCTCTAGAGGAGAAGCTCCCAATGGAGCGTATGGTTATTCCTACATGCCGAATGGAGCTTACGCCTTTGCGCCACCTGCAGCCAATGGGGTGTACGGTCCCCCTCCGCCAGGGTACCCCtacccaccaccacctcctg AGTTTTACCCTGGTCCCCCCATGATGGATGGAGCCATGGGTTACATGCAGCCTCCACCACCTCCTTATCCTGGGCCCATGGAGCCTCCAGTCAGTGGCCCAGACCTTCCTTCCACTCCTGCAG